The sequence below is a genomic window from Felis catus isolate Fca126 chromosome A2, F.catus_Fca126_mat1.0, whole genome shotgun sequence.
ATCAACAGGAAGAAATCGTTAGTcctcctttcaaaatatgtaagcAGAGACAAGCTGTGTGACGATTTTACGCACCATGGCCAAGTGACGGAGGAGGTTCCAGACAAATTCTGCCAGCTGTTATCGGTTGTGGAGTACTGCCACCAACAAGGTATGATCGGCGGGGATCAGAAGCTGGAGACACTGCTTTTTGACAAGAAGCTGAAGGTAAAACACACGGGGGTTGGACTGAGCATCCGGTTTGCTGGCTACAAACTCCACACTTTCTGGGACAGCCCCCCTTATTCTGCCCCGCGACTCTTCCTGCAGCAAAGGGAGCACACCCCTTCCGCAAACgcttggagcctgggggtggTTTGGTACTGCTTGGCCACCGGGTTTGAGCCGTTTGAGGGGGAAGTCTTCTGGGAAGCGGAACGAAATATGGAAAACAGGGAACACAGTGCTTGGATTTTCATGTCCCTGGGGAGTGAAAACCTGTGGTACACGTTGACAACCATCCAGCCCAAGATCAGCACACCAACCACAGTCCGCTGCTGGAGCTCCATCGCAACCTGTTCCAGCACAGGCCTGTCCTCAGAGCAGAGTAGTCTGACCTCCGAAGGGACCAGCATAGGGACCACGATCAGCGGGCCCAGATGCAACTCACCAGCCACAAACTCCGACACCAGCAGTGAACACAGGCAGCCAGGGAGGATGTCCCTAGAGCCAAAAAATCGGGTTCTCAAAACTCTTGgtaaattcaaaaaattattcaaaaaacacaataaaatagaacCCCAAAAAACTGCAAATAAATGAGAGCCATAAGAGAGCCACGTGTCcgtgcctttattttattttgttttttaactttaaagggacttaaatgtttgttttgaaacagaagggacagtgcgagtgggggagggacagagagagaatcccaagtctactctgtgctatcagctcggagcccgacgcggggctccagctcacaaaacaGATGGTGGggaccaagagtgggacgcttgaGCCACTGaggcccacccaggagccccgtccCTGCGTTTTAAGTGCAGGGAACGATGCTGAGCTCCAGGAAGCCCGGGGACATGGCACAGGAGATTGGCCAGGGCGACGGGTGGGACCAGATCCAGAACAGCTTCACAGGCTGGAGGAGTGTCGGTGGGATAGTGACCTGCTGGATTTGGAGTTGTAGGAAGCACAAGGTGGAGGTGGTGaagttttggagtgatggggggTTCGTGGGtctggagccgatggccaaggaagaattcgtgaagaagtctttggtgcaaaaaggtgattttattaaagcacggggacaggtcCATGGGCAGGGAGAGCTGCACTGGTGTCGTGACGGTTagctcattatataccctcaggttgggagggggttagggagaCAGCCAGAATTCCTTGGAGACTTACTCTAGGACTCAAggttccaggaccttgaggggctagctgtggCCAGGAAAATGCCGTTTCTTGCCGTTTAATGAAACCTCAGCCATGAGACCCTTTAGATGGATCTGGGCAGGCCATAAGCGTGGAggatgattgccagcatatatgtTGCGGGGGTTGAGATGAAGTAGATTTGTCATTATTTGTCATAGTGGCGTGTGGGCAGCGGGAGACCcgggggtgggtcacaatggcGTGTGGGCAGCGGGAGCCCggggggtgggtcacaatggcGTGTGGGCAGTGGGAGCCCCGGGTCCCCTTCCAGGGACTGCCCACCTGGTGGGGAAGGAATGAGCTGGGTGGAAACACTCTGGATATCACCCTCTCTTTCCTGTGCACCCACTGGGGACCAGACCTCAGCCGGTGGATGTCCCAgctctccctaccccaccctcccccctgcggtccccctcctcccttctgccctggctCCGGACTCACCTGCTCTCACTGGCCACAGGTGCAGGGTCCATCATGGCCCCCTTCCCTTCATGTCTCACTTTGGCCACCTCCAGAAGCTGACTTGGATGACCACGCATAGCAGGCTCTTTTTGCCCAGATGTTGGGTCAACAGTAATCCACTTATCTCACTGGAAAGTCTCAAGACACCACATAA
It includes:
- the LOC123384133 gene encoding MAP/microtubule affinity-regulating kinase 3-like, with translation MKLTQYILTGKQSDVKFIRKTQEDPAGLQGLCREAQNMKTSSHPSIVKSLKVINRKKSLVLLSKYVSRDKLCDDFTHHGQVTEEVPDKFCQLLSVVEYCHQQGMIGGDQKLETLLFDKKLKQREHTPSANAWSLGVVWYCLATGFEPFEGEVFWEAERNMENREHSAWIFMSLGSENLWYTLTTIQPKISTPTTVRCWSSIATCSSTGLSSEQSSLTSEGTSIGTTISGPRCNSPATNSDTSSEHRQPGRMSLEPKNRVLKTLGKFKKLFKKHNKIEPQKTANK